ATATATAGTAGCCGCCGTCCTTGCTTATTAATTTCATAGTGGGGATGACGTTTGAGCTGTTCGCATAAAGCGATCGCCTCTTGTCTTTGTCCGGCAGCTTCGTAAGCATTGACTAGCCATAGCTGCACTTCACCGCCCTGGCGACTGTTACGGTTAGCTAAGGCGCTAGCCTTTTCTAAGTGTTGTACGGCTTGGCGGTACTGTCCCCGCTCAAAAGTTGCTAACCCTGCTTTGTACTCAGTCTTGACAATTTCTTGGGATTGGGAACTCACGTTTGATTGCATGAATCTCTCTTTCTCGATTGTGTCACTCATGGGTAGCTTAACGACATCTGACTTAAGTAACAATTTTACGCAGCATTAATCGCCATAATTATTTAAAATTTTAGATAGTGGGCTGAAATATCGGGAACATACAGGCAACAACGCAGCATCAGAGTTTTTAGACTGCCGATCGCGCTTGGACAATTAAGCCTTACCAAAAATCTTATGGTTTTGGATATGAAAAAAATAATCGAGGTTCCACACAAATATATTTCAAACAAATATACAAGCTGGGTCAACTGGGGTAGAGTCGCTTGCTCAACTGTTGCGCTTTTATCTTTAGGAATACCATTAGTCAATCCGACACCCGCATCTGCCCAATCTACGATTATTATCAATGGTGGTGGGAGCTATCCCAATGGCACCTATCATAGAAGGAACCAGCCACAGTCTGCTCCTTACATCTACGGTAGTCCTATTCCCTCACCCATTCCAGTTAATCCAGCAACGGGGATGACTCCTAGATCCTCCGATCGCTATTTCGATCGTTATCCCGATTCTGCTCCGAACGGAGACCAAAATATCACGATTATTAATGTCGATCGCTCGTATGACCGATATCCACACGATCGATATCCAAATGAAGTGGAGTATCCAAGAGTACGTACTATAGAAGTTATACCCGCTCCCCCAATCCCAAATGGACTCGATCCTTACAGATAAGCTGTTGGCGATCGCGCAGTGTCAAACAGTAAACTGAGACGATCGCTCGTGCGATCGCCTGCACATTAGTAAGTATATTCAGAAGCAACGATCATCGAACCGATACCTACGTCAGTGAACACTTCTAGTAGAAGGGCGTGGGGGATGCGACCGTCGATAATGTGAGCTGCACGTACTCCCTGGGCAAGCGATCGCACGCAGCATTTAACTTTGGGAATCATCCCGCCACCGACAACACCAGCAGCGATTAAATCTCGCGCCTCTTGAATATCCAATCTAGGTAGTAACGTTGAAGGATCTTTGTAGTCCTTGAGAATTCCGGCTGTATCTGTCAGTAAAATCAATTTTTCTGCTCCCAGGGCTGCGGCGAGTTCTCCTGCTACAGTATCGGCATTGATGTTGTATGCCTGTCCGTTTTCGTCTGCCGCTACGCTGGATACGACCGGGATATAACCTTCTTTGAGTAGGGAATTCAACAGCCGCACGTCCATACTCGTAACTTCTCCTACAAAACCAATCCCCTCACGACCTTCAGGACGGGCTGTAATTAAGTTAGCATCTTTACCGCATAGCCCAATTGCCGAACCACCAGCACGGTTAATCAGAGAAACTAGTTCCTTGTTCACCCTGCCGACCAAAACCATTTCTACCACATCCATTGTCGGCGCATCCGTTACCCGCAGTCCGTGCTTGAATTGCGGTTCGATGCCGAGTTTATCTAACCAACTATTAATTTCCGGACCCCCGCCGTGAACTACGACAAGGCGCACTCCCACGGAAGTTAAAAACACGATATCGCGGATCACTTTATCTTTCAGGGAGCTTTCTTTCATCGCTGCGCCGCCATACTTGACGACGACGATTCGTCCGGCAAATTTTTGGATGTAGGGTAGTGCTTCGCTGAGAATTCTTACCCGCGTAGCTTCAGTTTCTCTAATGTACTCGCTCTCGTTGCTCATGAATTGCTTCCAGAACGCAAATAAATACTCGATAAGAGTGCAGTTTAAAAGAGTTTGCGTTTTGCCACAATCTCAGAAATAACAGTTTTGTCATTCGTCATTTGTTGTTGGTTGACGGTTGACGGTTGACGGTTGACGGTTGACAGTGACTAGTGGCTAGTGACTAGAATTACTCCCTTGTCTCCCCCCTCTCCCTTGTCTCCCTTGTCTCCCTGATGATTTTAGACATTCATCCCGGATGCGGTTTTATCTCGTCCTACCCGTACTGGGAACTGAGATGAAAGTTGGCGACCATCGTTTCACCCTCACTTGTTGATAAATGATAACTGATAACTGAAATTAGTAAAGATTAGTTGCAGGAAATGTGTTTTTCCAGTCGTTAGTAGTATCTTACAAATAGAAGCTTTCTATAGCTTCTGTGGCAGATAAACAGCCAAAAGTCCGATAGATCAACTGAGTTAAGAGGTAAAAGAAGCTGTTTTACTATCTGTCCGACCGACCGACAGCAACACCCAACTCGAACGCTGATATTTCCTCCTAGTTGAAAACAGAGGGCAATGTAACCGACGATCTAACCTTCCTCCGAACAGGAATTGCGATCGGTGCAACCCCAGATAGGATTACAAACATGAGGAAATCGCTAAGCAAGTAGATGCTTGGGTGTTGTTGTTTTGAAATCCAAAAATAATTGAGAGACCGAAACTGGGATAGTCGAAACGTTGAACTAGGTTAGGTTTCCCGTACTCCCAATATTGCAGATATCCGTACAGAATTTTAACCGACTTTCCACTGATATTTTCAGTTCGGTAATCATCATTTCAGCATTCATAAAAACCGAATTTCTTAGAACTTTCTACACCAGTAAGATAAGAAGCAAGAACACGGAAAACAAACTAAAAGCAATCAATTAAGGTGTAGATATGGTATTAGTTCGCTGGAATCCTTGGCAAGAAATGAATACTCTGCAACGTCAAATCGATCGCTTATTTGAAGATTCATTTGCATCTAATTCTGTAGCGAATGGTAACATAGCCAAAATGCCAGCCGCAGAAATTTCTGAAACTGAAGATGCCGTCTACCTCAAACTAGAAGTACCTGGAATGGAAGCTAAAGACTTAGACGTGCAAGTTACAGAAGCATCTGTTTACGTTAGTGGCGATCGCAAGTCTGAAACTAAGCAGGAAGACAACGGCAAGACTCGCAGCGAATTTTACTACGGTAAGTTTCAGCGTGTCATTCCTTTGCCAGCACGGATTCAAAACACCAATGTTACCGCAGAATATAAAAATGGCATTTTGAATCTGACTCTCCCCAAGACTACGGCAGAAAAAAATAAAGTTGTCAAAGTCAATTTAGAGGGATAAGCAACAAGGGAGTAAGAGATTTCTTCTTGCTCCACATTTGCACTTTTTTCTGTCTATAAAATCACAGAATTAACTTGCCTAGCTTCACGCAGTAGCTAGGTTTTTTTGCGCTCGAGAGTTACGCAATTGAAGCATCGAGATCTCGATCCCCCCTAATCATCCCCAAAAAGGGAAGAATTTGTCGTTTTGACTTTTGACTTTTGACTTTTGACTTTTGACTTCCTGATGTCTCTACAGATAGAGGTCGCTGCCTTGACAAAAGTTAATAATTTTCAGAACGGAAGTTATAGGAGTTCAGCAAAATGACGAGTGAAATCGCCGATCGCTTCATGCAGACGCTACAGCAAATCGAAGCTAGTGGCGATGTAGAACCACTAGTTGAGATGTTTGCCGAGGATGCAGAATCGATTAACCTAGCAATGGTAGAACCACTCAGGGGAAAGGACGGCGCGCGTCGATTTTGGCAAAAGTATCTCTCAGTATTCGATCGCATTCACTCTGATTTTACCCATGTCACCGCAGATAGCAAAACTGCCGTCATGGAGTGGCGATCGCAAGGGACTTTATCCAATGGCGAAGACGTACACTATCGAGGTGTCAGCATTATTGAAATTGACAATGGATTAGTACAAGCCTTCCGCACCTACTACGATTCAGCTGTATTTCTGCCTACAGGTGCAAAGCAAGCACAGAGATAATTGAGAGGTGATTAAAATGAAACAGCATCGATTTGCAAATCATCTAACTCATGCCATCCGAGATTCAGCTGTTACCTAGCATTCATGCCAAATCCGTGCGGGAGAATGGTAAGCAATATTACTTAAGTACAAATGGCGATCGCCTTCCTAGTGTTTCTACCATCCTCAACGCCACAAAACCTCAAGCAGATCGAGATAGACTATTTAATTGGAAACAGCGTGTTGGTGTAGAAACCGCAAATCAAATCTCCTCCACCGCCAGCCGTCGCGGTACGCAGACGCACAAATACATTCAGCGGTACTTGCAAGGTGAAGATATATCTTGTTCTGAAGCCAGCCGTCCTTACTGGGAAAGTATCGCACCAGTCTTGCAAGAAATTGATGTCGTCAGGTTAATTGAAGGCGCAGTTTTTCACTCAGAGTTGAAATATGCTGGAATTGTAGACTGCGTTGCCAGTTATCGAGGTGTACCTTGTGTCTGTGAATGGAAAACAGCAGATCGACCCAAAAGAACCCTCGAACGGCTATTTGATTATCCTTTGCAGTTAGCAGCATATTTAGGTGCAGTCAATCACTATTATCGCGACTATGGAATTCAGTTAAATCGCGCCTTAATTGTTATCGCAATTCCCCAAACGCCAGCGGAAGTATTTTGGTTTGAACCAGAAGCGATCGCCTCTTATTGGCAACAATGGCAACAGCGCGTCACTTTATATTGGCAGCTAATGAGAAAATAATTGTCATTAGTCATTAGTCATTTGTGACTAACGAACATTTGGTTTGCTAATTATGTCTTTAGATAGAAGTATTTACAGTGACATCATAACTAAAACTAACGAGGGAGAACTGCTTGTCACAATTTTGACATCTAACTGTTGACTTTTGACTTTTCTATGAACTCAAGTACCAGTCAGCCCAATCGACGCAAAGAGATTTTCCGAGGCATTCTGGCTGTATCAATTATTATTGTAGGAACGACTCATTTTCTCAAACCATTAGAATACGCTAAGATTGTTCCGCCTCAACTACCTAATCCCGTCGAACTAGTTTATATCAGCGGTTTTTTTGAAATTTTGGGTGGGATTGGTTTGTTAATTCCCTTTATTAGCGTTGCTGCGGCTTGGGGGCTGATTATTTTATTTATTGCTGTCTTTCCCGCCAACATTTATTTGGCAACTCACAGCGATATTGTCATTGAAGGCATTCCTCATAGTCCGATTATGTATTGGGTGAGGTTGCCATTACAAGCAGTTTTAATTGCTTGGGCATGGTGGTATACTCGTAAACCAGAAGCGCAACCAGGGGCAAAAAGTTTTGTCTCTGGTACAGAAAAGTTAGTCAGTCGCGATTAAATTGGTAATGGATAGTTGTTGGTTAACGGTTAACGGTTAACGGTTGACGGCAACTACTCTCTGACAACTTTGTACAGACGTTACATATAAAGTCTGTACACTGATAACTGATAACTGACAACTGACAACTGTATGGGACGATCGATTGAAGTAAATCAAAATAATTTTGCCACTGAGGTTATCGAGCGATCGCAACAACAACTCGTTTTAGTCGATTTTTTTGCTCAATGGTGCGGTCCTTGTCAGGTTCTCAAACCAATTCTCGAAAAACTTGTAGAAGAATATAACTTTACCCTGGCTAAAGTCGATATCGACAAAAACCCGGAACTAGCGCAGGCGTATCGCGTGGAAGGAGTTCCCGATGTCAAAATCTTTAGTCAAGGACAAATGCAGCCAGGATTTGTCGGCGTGCTACCAGAAGCACAAATTCGGGAATTACTAACTCAATCCGGCTTAAAATCTACTTTAGATACCGAAATAGAAGCAATCCATCTCGATCGCACTGCTGGTAATATTGAAGCAGCCAAGCGACGCTTCCGCGAACTAATCGAACTCTATCCCCAAAATCCCAAATTAGCGATCGCTGCCGCAGAGTTTTTAATTGGAATTGGTAGTTTAGAATCGGCAGAAAAATTGCTGGCAGCAGTACCTTCTGGTAGTCGAGACTACGATGCGAAAGTACGAACGCTGCGAGAGTTGATGCAGTGGCAGCATCAAGCAGCACAGCTCGTACCAGAAACAGATTTAGACCGACAATATTTGCAAGCAGCTCAATTGACTCTTAAGGGAGATTACGAATCAGCGCTATCTGTTTTACTGGCGATGGTAGAGCGCGATCGCAAGTATCAGAATGATGCTGCTCGCAAAGCGATGATAACGATTTTTGGCTTACTAGAAGACGACCATCCCTTAACTAAGAGCTATCGCAAGCAATTAACTTTTGCCCTTTACTAAAAATCAGTTATCAGTCATCAGTTATCAGTTATCAGTTACTTCTTTTCACACACCATACACACCACCCTACTCAGTCTAAACAAATCTCACCTTCTATGGAAAATCGGTGTAAAACATTACTAAAAAATAAAAAATGCCAAATATGACTTAGCGCAACACTATGATAAATAGCAGGGATTAATATGAACGATAGTAAATTTAATGTCAGCTCAGGTAGATGCGACCGCTACACAACTGATTTTGCACATCACGCAGCGATCGCAGTGGGAACAAGCACGGAGAGACGGAATCTATCGAGGTGACACGCTCGATACGGAAGGGTTTATTCACTGCTCTACACTTGCACAAATCGTTCAAGTAGCCAATAAGTTTTTCTTCCAGCATCAAGAATTAATCGTTCTTTGTATCGATCCTCAGCGCGTGCTTGTTGAGATTAAATATGAAGAATCGGAACCCGGAGAGCAATATCCTCATATTTACGGTTTGCTCAACATAGATGCTGTAATTAAAGTAATCGAGTTTGCACGAGGCGCAAATGGCAAATTTGAATTTCCGCCACAACTTGTGGAATTGACTTGAGGAATGCCGTCTGTGCATCTTGTAATTAATTGGTGTAAGATGCCGATGCTATGAAGTTAGGGGAGTGGAGATGAGTTTAGGTATACTAGATCGAGTCCGTGCAGCCGCGCAAGAAGTCGCTGCTAGGGCAAATTACGTCCGCATTGACGAGTCAAGTATTCCTGCCTATGTTGCTTCTTTGCCCATAGAACAGGCTAGTTCGCCCAAACTCGATCCCCGCTATCATTATCTTGGCGATCCGCGAGAAATTGTCGCTTATCTTCTCACGCTCAATGCAATCAACTTTGGTTCTGGCTATTTTCCCCACCTGCAAAAACGTCCTCGTCTCTCGGGTTACTTTACCATTGCCACCTCTTTGAAAGAGCGGTTTGAATCTCGTGGTGCTTTTAGAGCGCGAGAACTTTGTCGCTTAACGCCGGAAGATTGTGCGAATATTTTCGAGCAAAATCTTACTAAACCACCAATTCGAGAGTTGATGGGGTTATTTGCCTCAGCTTGGAATGAATTAGGACGACATCTGCTCGATCGCTATGAAGGAGATTTTGTAGGATTAGTCAATGCTGCTGACTCATCAGCCGAGCGTTTAGTAGAATTGTTGGTAAAAATGCCCCATTTTCAAGACATACAAACATATAATAATCTAGAAGTTCCATTTTACAAACGCGCTCAACTAACTGCTGCCGATTTATCAACTGCGCTAGGAAATCAAAGTTTTGGTTTTTTCAACGACTTACCACGATTGACAATTTTTGCTGACAATCTCATTCCTCACGTTTTGCGTATCGATAATGTTTTACAATACAAGCAAAGTTTGGCTGCCAAAATCGATGCCGAAGAATTAATTGGTGCGGGAACTGAAGAAGAAGTTGAAATCCGTGCCTGTACTATTCACGCCGCGGAGTTGATAGTCGCAGAGTTACGTCGCTTAGGGCATAAAGTTTCTGCCTTAAAATTAGACTATTTCCTTTGGAACCGCGGACAGCAACCCGAATACAAATCACGTCCGCGCCACCGAACCCGCACGATATTTTATTAACTATTGATAGCAATCTTCATCGCGATCGGTAGCGGGCAAGCTGCGATCTGCAAGTAGCTAGCGATCGCCCGTAAGACTGGCTATTTTTCTGCTGTCCCTTGCCTCTCACCTCTTACCAAAAATGAACAACCAAGCGCCAGATTTAATCTAAAATTCATAAACATAGTACATTAATCGCTGTTATTTAAAGAACTTGTAAACAATGTTCGTTCCTGCTCGAAATCGGGAACACTTATAGCGTATCTTAATGTATCTTGTTCTTAGTAGTGGTTTAACCTATAGTTCAAATTTATCTAAAAGAATAAAACTATGTCGCTAGACAGCTAGCAGAATAATTCTTCTAAACATGGCTAGTGATGTGAGGAACTGATTATGGGGTGTGTCTCTAACTAGATCGATCGAGAATTGCCGTCTCTGGAATTCGCCTGTAGGTTAATAGTTATAAGTTCTTGAGTATAAACTCGGAATTGGAGCGCAGCAGCAACATGACACCAATTCAAATAGCCGCGTTAGAGCAGTTTTTGGCTAACAATGGTTTTCTATATGACGATTATGATGAAGAAACTGGTGCGGTTATCTATAGTGTCAGCAGAGGTGACTGGACGATGCAAATAGCTTATGGTGACGAATGTTACTACTGTTTGTATAACGATGTCACTGAGGATGCTGATTGTGCAGAAATTACTCAGCTAGCGGAATTAATGGTGAAGTATGACAGGCTAGCCAAAACTCATTGGCACGCCGCTTAGGGCGTGAAATAGGCGCGTCGCCATAAATTACTAGGTTTGACTGTCCTCAGAATATGTAGGTAGCTTGCGGATCATCTCCCGCAGCAAGTCAGTTTTTGTTCTTTGAGTTTGATGACAATATGTTTCGAGCGCTTGCATTTCTAGCTCTGAAACTTTGAAGGTGATCCACTGCTTTGAATCCTTAGCCACTTGTCCACAGTTGAAGTAACATTAAAACCCACAACGAGCTTCTGTATAGACTAGCACGATATCCTGTGCGTTGAACAAATAGCGGTATCGCCAGGAACCCATTCTGTGCAGCGATTGTGAAAAACTAGATGGTAATTGGTGCTAGAGAAGGTATGGCTATTTAGTCTGACAATTTGAGATTGGTAATTCGATGGGCAATTGAGATTCCCTCAACAATCCAAAATCTAGCTTGGGTAGAGAACAATCTAGACAGACAAAAAAAACGCAGGCTGGATGGAAAAAGCTCTAGCTTGGCTAGAGAAAGTAGGAAACAAACTACCCGATCCGCTGACGTTGTTCGTGCTATTTTCTCTGACAGTGATTATTAGCGCGATCGCATCTGCTTTGCAAGTTTCCGTCGTTCACCCAGGAACCAAGGAAGGAAAAGCTTTGATAACGATTAGAACTCGGTCTAAAGCTGTATGTAAATCTCTGTAGCTAGATAAATTAACTTGTGCAGCAGCGAACGAATAATAGAAATCTACGTAGAATGCGTTACGCAAGGCGCGTAACACACCCTACCCACACTGGGATTTTTTCAAGATCGAACCGGATTCCTATAGATAGATCGACTTGTACCTCAGCGAACAAACAATAGTGCTAGGTTTATGGTTTACTATTTTTAGTAAAGAGTATTAACAAGTTGACCGTACAAAATCTGGTGAAGTCATGGAGTGCGCTATGCCAGAAGATATAGGCTTAACAAAGATTAAAGCGATTGGAGAAGTCATTCAGAAAAATTTAGCGATCGTACAGCAAGTGTTGGGAATTGAGGAAATAAATGATAGTAATTTGAGTGAATTAGAAATTGAATCAGAAGTATTTGCGGAGGAAACTGTCAGTAACTTCCCCATTAGAAGACTAACGCCATCAGAACTGGCAGAAGAAAAAAGCTATATTTTAGCTATGAAAGAGGCAAATCGAGCTAGATTTTTGGAAAATCAAGCTATGTTTGCAGAAAGCGTGACCAAGTTCAATAACTCGAAAGATAGATTTGTTCAACGACAAAAAGTCAGACATCGGTAAAACCGATGTCTGACTTTTTCAAATTTTTGATTCTGACAGTACTTTCAGATATTCTTTTACTGCTGTTGATAGTCCCATATCTAATGCATCTGCTATCAGAGCATGACCGATTGAGACTTCAAGTATGTTGGGAATTGAGCAGAATTTTGCCAAGTTTTGTAAATTTAAGTCGTGTCCGGCATTGACACCTAAACCGATCGCTTGAGCTTGTTTAGCGGCAGCAGCGTATTTATGTGTCACGCAAAGACGCAAAGACGTGAAGAAGAACACTAAGACAAGTAATTCTGCCGGAAATGTATTATTTCAATCGCAACCAATAAAACATTGTATCGCCTGCCATTGTAGGGAAGGTTATAGGTAGGACATTTCTACTAATTGCGATGAAATCATTTTTCTCATAAAAGCGATGAGCGGCTCGAAAAACACCAACTGTTCCTAAATAGATGTCGCAAATATCTTTTGTTTGCGCCCAA
This DNA window, taken from Scytonema millei VB511283, encodes the following:
- a CDS encoding tetratricopeptide repeat protein — encoded protein: MQSNVSSQSQEIVKTEYKAGLATFERGQYRQAVQHLEKASALANRNSRQGGEVQLWLVNAYEAAGQRQEAIALCEQLKRHPHYEINKQGRRLLYILQAPQLQRPAEWMTQIPDLGAISDNESQIKLSIKSDNRQRSPQPEPTREFEDLSKINTKDNRFIIVALFAIALTLGALIWWGF
- the argB gene encoding acetylglutamate kinase, yielding MSNESEYIRETEATRVRILSEALPYIQKFAGRIVVVKYGGAAMKESSLKDKVIRDIVFLTSVGVRLVVVHGGGPEINSWLDKLGIEPQFKHGLRVTDAPTMDVVEMVLVGRVNKELVSLINRAGGSAIGLCGKDANLITARPEGREGIGFVGEVTSMDVRLLNSLLKEGYIPVVSSVAADENGQAYNINADTVAGELAAALGAEKLILLTDTAGILKDYKDPSTLLPRLDIQEARDLIAAGVVGGGMIPKVKCCVRSLAQGVRAAHIIDGRIPHALLLEVFTDVGIGSMIVASEYTY
- a CDS encoding Hsp20/alpha crystallin family protein, with the translated sequence MVLVRWNPWQEMNTLQRQIDRLFEDSFASNSVANGNIAKMPAAEISETEDAVYLKLEVPGMEAKDLDVQVTEASVYVSGDRKSETKQEDNGKTRSEFYYGKFQRVIPLPARIQNTNVTAEYKNGILNLTLPKTTAEKNKVVKVNLEG
- a CDS encoding nuclear transport factor 2 family protein, translating into MTSEIADRFMQTLQQIEASGDVEPLVEMFAEDAESINLAMVEPLRGKDGARRFWQKYLSVFDRIHSDFTHVTADSKTAVMEWRSQGTLSNGEDVHYRGVSIIEIDNGLVQAFRTYYDSAVFLPTGAKQAQR
- a CDS encoding PD-(D/E)XK nuclease family protein, with product MPSEIQLLPSIHAKSVRENGKQYYLSTNGDRLPSVSTILNATKPQADRDRLFNWKQRVGVETANQISSTASRRGTQTHKYIQRYLQGEDISCSEASRPYWESIAPVLQEIDVVRLIEGAVFHSELKYAGIVDCVASYRGVPCVCEWKTADRPKRTLERLFDYPLQLAAYLGAVNHYYRDYGIQLNRALIVIAIPQTPAEVFWFEPEAIASYWQQWQQRVTLYWQLMRK
- a CDS encoding DoxX family protein; translation: MNSSTSQPNRRKEIFRGILAVSIIIVGTTHFLKPLEYAKIVPPQLPNPVELVYISGFFEILGGIGLLIPFISVAAAWGLIILFIAVFPANIYLATHSDIVIEGIPHSPIMYWVRLPLQAVLIAWAWWYTRKPEAQPGAKSFVSGTEKLVSRD
- a CDS encoding tetratricopeptide repeat protein, coding for MGRSIEVNQNNFATEVIERSQQQLVLVDFFAQWCGPCQVLKPILEKLVEEYNFTLAKVDIDKNPELAQAYRVEGVPDVKIFSQGQMQPGFVGVLPEAQIRELLTQSGLKSTLDTEIEAIHLDRTAGNIEAAKRRFRELIELYPQNPKLAIAAAEFLIGIGSLESAEKLLAAVPSGSRDYDAKVRTLRELMQWQHQAAQLVPETDLDRQYLQAAQLTLKGDYESALSVLLAMVERDRKYQNDAARKAMITIFGLLEDDHPLTKSYRKQLTFALY
- a CDS encoding DUF952 domain-containing protein, coding for MSAQVDATATQLILHITQRSQWEQARRDGIYRGDTLDTEGFIHCSTLAQIVQVANKFFFQHQELIVLCIDPQRVLVEIKYEESEPGEQYPHIYGLLNIDAVIKVIEFARGANGKFEFPPQLVELT
- a CDS encoding queuosine 5'-phosphate N-glycosylase/hydrolase codes for the protein MSLGILDRVRAAAQEVAARANYVRIDESSIPAYVASLPIEQASSPKLDPRYHYLGDPREIVAYLLTLNAINFGSGYFPHLQKRPRLSGYFTIATSLKERFESRGAFRARELCRLTPEDCANIFEQNLTKPPIRELMGLFASAWNELGRHLLDRYEGDFVGLVNAADSSAERLVELLVKMPHFQDIQTYNNLEVPFYKRAQLTAADLSTALGNQSFGFFNDLPRLTIFADNLIPHVLRIDNVLQYKQSLAAKIDAEELIGAGTEEEVEIRACTIHAAELIVAELRRLGHKVSALKLDYFLWNRGQQPEYKSRPRHRTRTIFY
- a CDS encoding molybdenum-pterin-binding domain-containing protein, with the protein product MAKDSKQWITFKVSELEMQALETYCHQTQRTKTDLLREMIRKLPTYSEDSQT
- a CDS encoding AbgT family transporter, giving the protein MEKALAWLEKVGNKLPDPLTLFVLFSLTVIISAIASALQVSVVHPGTKEGKALITIRTRSKAVCKSL
- a CDS encoding pyridoxine 5'-phosphate synthase; its protein translation is MTHKYAAAAKQAQAIGLGVNAGHDLNLQNLAKFCSIPNILEVSIGHALIADALDMGLSTAVKEYLKVLSESKI